A window of the Chelonoidis abingdonii isolate Lonesome George chromosome 19, CheloAbing_2.0, whole genome shotgun sequence genome harbors these coding sequences:
- the RSPRY1 gene encoding RING finger and SPRY domain-containing protein 1, whose amino-acid sequence MIVVALIVFYASRSLLQGLLLTLEQHIPCILGTLGASNMGNSCVCRDDSGVEDNVESQNQQTQNSRVPVPEARSHPRDPVRPPRRGRGPHEPRRKKQNVDGLVLDTLAVIRTLVDNDQEPPYSMITLHEMAETDEGWLEVVQSLIRVIPLEDPLGPAVITLLLDECPLPTKDALQKLTEILNLNAAVACQDSCHPAKHRNTTAVLGCLAEKLAGPASIGLLSPGILEYLLQSLNFQSHPTVMLFALIALEKFAQTSENKMTISESCISDQLALLEKWTDNPDYLKRQVGFCAQWSLDNLFLKEGRQFTYEKVDLTNIKAMLNSNDVSEYLKISPRGLEARCDASSFESVRCTFCVDSGVWYYEVTVITSGVMQIGWATKDSKFLNHEGYGIGDDEYSCAYDGCRQLIWYNARSKPHSHPCWKEGDTIGFLLDLQEKQMIFYLNGNQLPAEKQVFSSAVSGFFAAASFMSYQQCEFNFGAKPFKYSPSIKFSTFNDYAFLTAEEKIILPRHRRLALLKQVSIRENCCTLCCDEVADTELRPCGHSDLCMECALQLETCPLCRQEIQTRVRQISHIS is encoded by the exons ATGATTGTAGTTGCTCTGATTGTGTTCTATGCTAGCAGAAGCCTTCTCCAAGGTTTACTGCTGACTCTAGAGCAGCACATCCCCTGCATACTGGGAACTTTGGGTGCTAGCAACATGGGCAACTCCTGTGTTTGTCGAGATGATAGTGGTGTGGAAGACAACGTAGAATCCCAGAATCAGCAAACACAGAATAGTAGAGTACCAGTACCTGAAGCAAGAAGCCATCCAAGGGACCCTGTAAGGCCACCCAGGAGGGGGCGAGGGCCACATGAaccaagaaggaaaaaacagaatGTGGATGGACTAGTGCTTGACACGCTGGCAGTAATACGGACACTGGTAGATAA TGACCAGGAACCTCCTTATTCAATGATAACATTACATGAAATGGCAGAAACAG ATGAAGGCTGGCTGGAAGTTGTCCAGTCTTTAATTAGAGTTATTCCATTAGAAGATCCGTTGGGGCCAGCTGTTATAACATTACTACTGGATGAGTGTCCACTGCCAACAAAA GATGCATTGCAGAAATTGactgaaatattaaatttaaatgcagcGGTTGCCTGCCAGGATTCCTGTCACCCTGCCAAGCATCGTAATACAACTGCAGTTCTGGGCTGTTTGGCTGAGAAACTAGCAG GTCCTGCAAGTATAGGCTTACTCAGCCCAGGAATACTGGAATATTTACTGCAGAGCTTG AATTTCCAGTCCCATCCGACGGTAATGCTTTTTGCACTAATAGCACTGGAAAAGTTTGCACAAACAA GTGAAAATAAAATGACAATTTCTGAGTCCTGTATTAGTGACCAGCTTGCTCTGTTAGAGAAATGGACAGATAATCCAGACTATTTAAAACGCCAGGTGGGATTCTGTGCCCAGTGGAGTTTAGACAACCTAT ttttgaaAGAAGGCAGACAGTTTACATATGAGAAAGTTGACTTGACCAATATTAAGGCCATGCTGAATAGTAATGATGTCAGTGAATACCTTAAGATCTCACCACGTGGACTGGAG GCTCGATGCGATGCCTCCTCTTTTGAAAGTGTTCGATGTACGTTCTGCGTTGATTCTGGGGTTTGGTACTATGAAGTCACAGTGATTACCTCAGGAGTGATGCAGATAGGATGGGCCACCAAAGACAGCAAGTTTCTCAATCAT GAAGGTTATGGTATTGGGGACGACGAGTACTCCTGTGCATATGATGGCTGCCGGCAGCTAATTTGGTATAATGCCAGAAGTAAACCACATTCCCATCCTTGTTGGAAAGAAG GAGACACCATAGGATTTTTACTCGATTTGCAAGAAAAGCAAATGATCTTCTATTTAAATGGAAACCAGCTTCCTGCTGAGAAGCAAGTGTTTTCATCTGCTGT atctggcttttttgctgcagcTAGTTTCATGTCCTATCAACAATGTGAGTTCAATTTTGGAGCAAAACCTTTCAAGTATTCACCTTCAATCAAATTTAGCACCTTTAATGATTACGCCTTCCTGACAGCAGAGGAGAAAATAATTTTACCAAG ACACAGACGTCTGGCTTTGTTGAAACAAGTGAGTATCCGAGAGAACTGCTGCACGCTGTGCTGTGATGAGGTAGCAGACACAGAACTCAGACCTTGTGGACACAG TGACCTGTGCATGGAGTGTGCCTTGCAACTGGAGACCTGCCCGTTGTGTCGACAGGAAATACAAACTAGAGTCAGACAGATCTCTCACATTTCATGA